From the Oxalobacter vibrioformis genome, the window GATCCGCGTGACTCTACCAGTGTTGAGCGCGAAACCGAGGATTTTACGCGTGACCTGAACAAACCGCTGACCGGCCTGAAAATCGGTATCCCGCGCGAGTACTTTGGTGAGGGCCTGGCCGCCGATGTGGAACAGGCTGTACGAAATGCCCTTGCTGAATACGAAAAGCTGGGGGCCTCCCTGGTAGACATTTCCCTGCAGAATACGACCATGTGCATCCCTGCCTATTATGTTATCGGCTCAGCTGAGGCATCATCCAATCTCAGCCGTTTTGATGGCATCCGATATGGCTTCCGTGCGGAAAACTATACCGACCTGCAGGATATGTACCGCAAAACCCGGACAGAAGGTTTTGGCGAAGAAGTCAGACGCCGGATTATCATGGGCACCTATGTATTAAGCCACGGTTACTACGACGCCTACTACATTCATGCGCAAAAAATCCGCCGCCTGATTGCCGAGGATTTTCGTGCCGCCTTTACCCGGTGCGATGTCATTATGGGCCCTGTCTCACCAACTGTCGCGTGGAATATCGGGGAAAAAGCGGATGATCCGGTAGCCAGCTACCTGGGCGATATTTATACCATCTCGACCAATCTTGCCGGCCTGCCTGGCATGTCCATTCCCTGTGGTTTTGGCCAGGGCGAAATCAATTCCCGCCGTCCGGTAGGGTTGCAGTTGACAGGCAATTATTTTGATGAGATGAGACTTTTGAATATCGCACATCAATACCAGTGCGCAACCGACTGGCACTTGCGCTCGCCTGCCTGATACCGGAACAGGAATAAGATAACCGTTTAATGACATGACGAAAATAGAGGAAACATCATGCAATGGGAAGTAGTGATCGGCCTGGAAACACATGCACAACTGTCAACCGAATCCAAGATCTTCAGTGGCGCATCCACCCATTTTGGCGCCGGGCCGAATACGCAGGCCAGTGCGCTTGATCTGGCCTTGCCCGGCACATTGCCGGTAATGAATCGTGGCGCAGTGGAAAAAGCGATCCGGTTCGGCCTGGCTGTTGGGGCGGATATTGCCCCGGTATCGATTTTTGCCCGCAAAAATTATTTTTACCCCGATCTCCCCAAAGGCTATCAGATCAGCCAGCTTGAAAAACCGGTCCTGGCCGGTGGAAAAGTTTCCTTTATGCTTGAACAAAACGGTAAACAGGAAATCAAGACCATACCGTTGACGCGCGCCCATCTGGAAGAAGATGCCGGCAAATCGCTTCATGAGGATTATCTGGACATGAGCGGCATCGACTTGAACCGTGCCGGCACGCCACTGCTGGAAATCGTGACAGAACCTGATATGCGCAGTGCAGCAGAAGCCGTGGCCTATGCAAAAACCC encodes:
- the gatA gene encoding Asp-tRNA(Asn)/Glu-tRNA(Gln) amidotransferase subunit GatA, encoding MYTKTISELSSLLHAGQISATELSRLFLERIHQSDLNAFLHVDDTLTLAQAKAADEKFAKKEAGKLTGIPVAHKDVFVTKGWRSTAASKMLANYTSPFDAAVVEKLQQAGMVTLGKLNCDEFAMGSSNETSWFGPVKNPWDKTAIPGGSSGGSAAAVAAGLTPVATGTDTGGSIRQPASFCGITGIKPTYGRVSRHGMMAYASSMDQGGPLAKTAEDCAMLLTAIAGFDPRDSTSVERETEDFTRDLNKPLTGLKIGIPREYFGEGLAADVEQAVRNALAEYEKLGASLVDISLQNTTMCIPAYYVIGSAEASSNLSRFDGIRYGFRAENYTDLQDMYRKTRTEGFGEEVRRRIIMGTYVLSHGYYDAYYIHAQKIRRLIAEDFRAAFTRCDVIMGPVSPTVAWNIGEKADDPVASYLGDIYTISTNLAGLPGMSIPCGFGQGEINSRRPVGLQLTGNYFDEMRLLNIAHQYQCATDWHLRSPA